From the genome of Petrotoga sp. 9PW.55.5.1:
AAAACTATTATGGATTAAATGTTCATGCAGATAGGTCTCTTGATGAATCTGTATATTGGGAAAATATAGATAAAATTTTAGAAATTAATCCAAACATAATATTAGATGATGGAGCAGATTTAGGGATTACTTTAATTGAGAAATATCCTGAAAAAGTCAAAAATCTTTGGGGGATATGTGAAGAAACTACAACTGGAGTAAAAAGGTACAAAGCTCTTCATAGGCAAAATAAATTGCCAGTACCTGTAATCTTAATAAATGACTCATACATGAAATATCTATTTGATAATAGATATGGAACAGGACAATCAACCTGGGATGGAATAATAAGATCTACTAATCTAACTGTTACTGGCAAAAATGTGGTGGTAGCTGGATACGGATGGTGTGGAAAAGGTGTTGCTATGAGAGCAAAAGGGTTGGGTGCAAATGTGATAGTAACAGAAGTTGATCCAATTAAAGCTAATGAAGCATTGATGGATGGATTTAGAGTAATGAAGATGGAAGAAGCAGCAAAATATGGAGATTTTTTTGTAACCGTCACAGGGGATATAGATATTATAACTAAAGAACATTTTCTACTTATGAAAGATGGAGCCGTTCTTTCAAACGCTGGACATTTTGATGTTGAAGTAAAAGTCAAAGATTTAGAGGAAATTGCGGTTGATAAAAAGGAAGTAAGAAATGGAGTGGAAGAGTATAAATTACCCAATGGAAAGAGCGTATTTTTATTGGGAAAAGGGAGGCTAGTGAACCTAGTAAATGCTGATGGCCATCCTACAGAGATTATGGATTTGTCTTTTAGCTTGCAGCTTGAAGGAGCTAAATATATAAAAGAAAATCGTGGTAATATGAAAGTAAATGTTTCGCCTGTGCCTTATGTAATAGATAAAAAGATAGCAGAGATTAATCTTATAACGAAAGGAATAGAAATAGATACTTTATCTAAAGAACAAGAAGAGTATCTAAATAGTTGGGAGTAAATAGATTATATAAAACGCCCTAAACGAACTGCCCCATGTCAGTTGTAAAATCGGTTTAATTCCCCTTCCTCTGATATGATACCTCCAAAGTAGACACGTAATTAATAAAAATTACCAAACTACTTTGGAGGTATAATTATTATGTCGAGAAAAGGGAAATATAGTAAAGAAACAAAGATAAAAGCATGTGAAGATTACATATCAAGAAAAGGAAGTTTTGAAAGCATAGCAAAATCAGTGGGATGTGATGAATCATCTTTAAGAGATTGGTATTACAGATATATAGAACATGGAGAAAAAGCATTTGAAATAACAAAAAGAAATAAATCATACAGTAAAGAATTCAAGATATCTGTAGTTAAAAAATACATAGATGGAAAATATTCAGCCATGGATTTATCTGCTAAATACAATATAAATTCTCGTTTAATTCGTAATTGGATAAATAAGTATTATAATGGTATAGAGCTGAAAGATTATGATCCGAAAGGAGATGTCTATACCATGGAATCAAGAAAAACTACATACAAAGAAAGAGTAGAATTAGCAGAATGGGTAATAAACAACGATATGAACTACAAAAAAGCTGCAGATAAATATGGAATTAAATATTCTTCAGTATATAAATGGACAAAGATGTATTTAAACAAAGGTCCTGAATCACTCAAATATAGAAAACGTGGTCCTAAATCTAAAACTCAAATAAACGAAGATGAACTTACAGAAATGCAGAGATTAAAACTAGAGTTAGAAAGGGAAAGAGCTAAGAACAAAAGATTATCATTTGCATTAGAAGTACATAAAAAAAAAGAGAAATTCCAAAGAGAAAGAAAATTTCGAGAGTAAAACAAGATGGTGAATACAAAACGGTAGATTACTACAAAACCAAAGGGTACTCAGTTAAAATGTTGTGTGATGTGTTGAAAATATCCAGAAGCTCTTACTACAAAAACCAAAAGAGGGAAAAACCACAAAAAGAAAAACAGGATGAAACCATATGTAATCTAATACAAGAATACCATGCTACATACGATGGGATACTTGGATACAGAAGAATGACTATGTACATAAACAGACTAAACCAAAAAGAATATTCTGAAGGTTACATACACAGACTGATGAAACTTGTGGGAGTATCTTCCAGAATAAGAAGAAAGAAAGTTAATCGTAAAAGGACAAAACCAGAATATACAAAAGAGAACATACTAGCCAGAGATTTCAGTACAGAAAAACCAAATGAAAAATGGTTAACAGATGTAACTGAGTTTTCTATACCAACAGAT
Proteins encoded in this window:
- a CDS encoding adenosylhomocysteinase; this encodes MTDLVESGKKKIEWVKKHMKVLNSLKDLYKSDKPFKDVNVAISIHLEAKTAYLGIIMHELGANVAITGSNPLSTQEDVVAALKNYYGLNVHADRSLDESVYWENIDKILEINPNIILDDGADLGITLIEKYPEKVKNLWGICEETTTGVKRYKALHRQNKLPVPVILINDSYMKYLFDNRYGTGQSTWDGIIRSTNLTVTGKNVVVAGYGWCGKGVAMRAKGLGANVIVTEVDPIKANEALMDGFRVMKMEEAAKYGDFFVTVTGDIDIITKEHFLLMKDGAVLSNAGHFDVEVKVKDLEEIAVDKKEVRNGVEEYKLPNGKSVFLLGKGRLVNLVNADGHPTEIMDLSFSLQLEGAKYIKENRGNMKVNVSPVPYVIDKKIAEINLITKGIEIDTLSKEQEEYLNSWE
- a CDS encoding IS3 family transposase, whose product is MSRVKQDGEYKTVDYYKTKGYSVKMLCDVLKISRSSYYKNQKREKPQKEKQDETICNLIQEYHATYDGILGYRRMTMYINRLNQKEYSEGYIHRLMKLVGVSSRIRRKKVNRKRTKPEYTKENILARDFSTEKPNEKWLTDVTEFSIPTDTRKLYLSPVMDLHGNDIVVYETSYRNDNRLVFKMFDKAIEKYPEAKPIFHSDRGFQYTGRVFKNKLEKSEMTQSMSRVGKCIDNGPMEGFFGTLKSEMFYGKKFDSLEDLEQAIHEYIDFYNNRRFQKKLGCLAPVEFRNQASKCI
- a CDS encoding helix-turn-helix domain-containing protein, encoding MSRKGKYSKETKIKACEDYISRKGSFESIAKSVGCDESSLRDWYYRYIEHGEKAFEITKRNKSYSKEFKISVVKKYIDGKYSAMDLSAKYNINSRLIRNWINKYYNGIELKDYDPKGDVYTMESRKTTYKERVELAEWVINNDMNYKKAADKYGIKYSSVYKWTKMYLNKGPESLKYRKRGPKSKTQINEDELTEMQRLKLELERERAKNKRLSFALEVHKKKEKFQRERKFRE